In a genomic window of Vigna angularis cultivar LongXiaoDou No.4 chromosome 6, ASM1680809v1, whole genome shotgun sequence:
- the LOC108342510 gene encoding heat shock 70 kDa protein, mitochondrial, translating into MLGEFDLVGIPPAPRGLPQIEVTFDIDANGIVTVSAKDKSTGKEQQITIRSSGGHSEDEIEKMVKEAELHAQKDQERKALIDVRNSADTTIYSIEKSLGEYREKIPSEVAKEIEDAVSDLRKAISGDNVDEIKSKLDAANKAVSKIGQHMSGGSSDGSSAGGSQGGDQASEAEYEEVKK; encoded by the coding sequence ATGCTTGGAGAATTTGACCTTGTTGGTATTCCTCCTGCTCCCAGAGGTCTTCCTCAGATTGAGGTCACGTTTGACATTGATGCCAATGGTATTGTTACCGTCTCTGCCAAAGACAAGTCTACTGGGAAAGAACAACAAATCACCATTCGGTCATCTGGCGGACACTCGGAAGACGAGATTGAAAAGATGGTCAAAGAAGCAGAATTGCACGCTCAGAAAGACCAAGAAAGAAAGGCTCTTATTGACGTTAGAAATAGTGCTGACACTACTATATATAGCATTGAGAAGAGTTTAGGGGAATACAGAGAGAAGATTCCCAGTGAAGTGGCCAAAGAAATTGAGGATGCAGTTTCGGATTTGAGAAAGGCGATATCTGgggataatgttgatgaaattaAGTCTAAGCTTGACGCTGCAAACAAAGCTGTATCCAAAATTGGGCAGCACATGTCAGGTGGTTCTAGTGACGGTTCCTCAGCCGGTGGTTCACAGGGTGGGGACCAGGCTTCAGAGGCAGAGTATGAGGAGGTCAAGAAGTGA